From Arachis hypogaea cultivar Tifrunner chromosome 3, arahy.Tifrunner.gnm2.J5K5, whole genome shotgun sequence:
tttctttcaatattttaataactgtatattttattcaatattaaagaagtaatttattaattagaaagATAGATACTTAGTTTAGCTTTTgctttgaaaatcaaattttgaaatttaaactttGACATTTAACATTTAAAAGTAAAGATATAGAAGTAGGATTTTAAGTTGTGAATGGtaaataagtaattttaaaacCCAAGTAGCGTAAGAATAGAAACATAAGCTATAGTTTGGTGATGCCATTGTTAGAAATTAAGTCGGTCTTCTTTATTTCTGAATATGCAACCAACCCGATGTGTGTATAGCGTCCGTAGGCAACAGAATATGCTGTTACATGATAGGATCATACCTTACTTGGAGAGGGCTGAGTTGTACCACCTGGCTAGGCTGAATGCGCATTGGTTCTGGTTGAATGAGCCTATGGTCAGCGTATTTATCGAGAGGTGGCGGCTTGAGACCCACACTTTCCATATGTCATTCGGAGAGTGTACTATCACGCTCTAGGATGTGGCATACCAGTTAGGGCTGCCCGCGGATGGCCATGCTGTTTCTGGGTGCATGACTGACTTCCACCTGCACATCGAGGGGGCCAGACCGGCATGGGAGTGGTTCGAGGACTTATTTGGTGAGCTTCCGCCACCGGATAAGAGAAAGTTATACACAGTTCACTTCACATGGTTCCATGAGCGGTTCAGGTTGTTACCAGCTGATGCTTCGGAGGATACCGTGTGCATATATGCACGTGCATATATTATGATGCTTCTGTCGACACAGCTGTTCATGGACAAGAGTGCTAATCGGGTCCACCTTCGCTGGTTGCCTTTTGTGGCGAAACTTGACGACATGGGCAGTTATAGCTGGGGCACCGCTGCGTTGGCGTGGCTGTACCGATGCATGTGTAGGGTGGCGAACAGAAACATCACCAACTTGGCTGGACCCCTACAGTTGCTACAATCATGGATCTTTTGGCGGTTCCCCACACTGAGGCCGCAGGATTTTGATGCTTTCTCTTTTCCATTGACATCCAGGTATAATTCAATTCACGTATTCTTTCAAGTTCATAACGTTCTATATATGAAATTACATACTTATGTGCTATTTCTGCAACTCAGATGATCCACATATTTGCCCACTTCTGATGGGAAGGAACAACGGATTATTCAGTATCGTCTGGAATTGGATCGACTGACACATCGAGATGtaagtaatttatttttgttttttattattttattagttcttcccCCACTTATATGTATACATTGGTACAATGCTGACTTGCCTCCTGACTATCAGATTGTGTGGGAGTCTTATGGTTCTCTCGACGTACTGGCAATCATCGATCCGGAGATACTAACTGAGGAGCACAGCCGGTTATGGTGGGCCGTCACCAGTCTGATATACTTTGTAGTGATTGAGTGATATCAGGTAGACAGAGTCTTCCCACAGCTAGGGGGCATACAGCATCTGCCTGAGCCAGCCCTTAACATAGAGTATCTTCATAGTAAGGACGACAGAGATGGAGATAGATGGTTCCCCAATTACTATAGGAAATGGTATCAGCATTGGGACGAGAGAGTTTGCTCTGTGTTGAGTGTCCAGAGAGTGGCTGATCCTGGTCCATCCGCTAAGTACCTGGATTGGTGGCACCGTGTTGCACATAGGATTCTGCCACCAGGGATTGCTTTCGCCGACCCCAGGCTGACCCAGGTTCTGGACGATGCTATACTCAGAGGGTCGTCGCAGGCGCCGACTAGAGTTCCAACGTCGGATATGCCTGATAACAGACGTATGGAGCGGAGACGGCGCATTGGTACACGTGCCACTGATCGCGAGTGGCGCTGGCTCGATGACATGATACAGGAGGAGCAGGTTGGTGGTGATGACGGAGGCTAGGCAGATCATCGCCTTCGTCGATCTAGTGCTAGACGACGGGCTGGATCGTCCCGTGGGCACCCTACTGACACTTAGGTTGGTGGCATTGCGGAGACTAGTACGGGTGGTACACTTTTTACTCACGTATCTAGCTCTCAGGTACTGCATGAGTGTAGCATGCAGATGTTAGTTGATCTTGCTACCACTACTTTCACCATGGATTTGGACGATCAACTGGCTGGACCCCAGTTTTATGCGGATTTTGCTGAGATCATACGGGGTAACAACATTCATCAGTACTAGAGTCTGATTCTAGGCGGCCCGTCCGACCCTCCAGAGTATAGGCCACAGCCAGTGGATGTGCCGTCCCAGGTTCCTGAGACCCAGCTCTCGGTCGACCTGAATGAGCCCGCAGGCAGCCCATACGACACTTGGTTAGGCATGGGGGGGACGCCACCATCTGCATTTGGAGTTGGGCTACATGAGGCTTCACCCGAAGATCGGCAAGCGGCCCGACTCGATGTGGCACAAGCTCGCACCTACTTGGTCCATTCGGGGGCGACAATGATGTTGATGGTGACCAGCAGTAGCGCCCATTGTCTTATTTCCGACTGTTATCAttgtatgaattatgaattatttattt
This genomic window contains:
- the LOC140182214 gene encoding protein MAIN-LIKE 1-like, giving the protein MTDFHLHIEGARPAWEWFEDLFGELPPPDKRKLYTVHFTWFHERFRLLPADASEDTVCIYARAYIMMLLSTQLFMDKSANRVHLRWLPFVAKLDDMGSYSWGTAALAWLYRCMCRVANRNITNLAGPLQLLQSWIFWRFPTLRPQDFDAFSFPLTSR